TCCTTCTGAAGAAACTGAAAATAGCATTGACATTAACAAGTGAGGATATGATTGATATCTTGGAAGATGCAGGAGTTATGATAACCAAAGGGGAATTAAGCGCTATATTAAGAAAAGTGGGTCATAGGAATTATAAAGAGTGCGGGGATCGATACGCTAGGAACTTCCTAAAAGGATTAACTTTGAGATATAGGGGATAAGGGTTCTGTAACCTCATGATATTTAGGCCGTGATTTCGTGAAAAGCACTTTTTCGATTTCAGGGTCTTTTTCTATTCGAAGACATTAGAAAGTGAGAAATAATTTGAAAACAGAAGGCACCCCTTAGACACCTTCTGCACATTCATACAAGTTGATTAACCTCTTAAAAAGTCTGGTTTTGCGAAATGTGGGTTGGGATATTTATAGAAGCCTTCTCCTGCTTCTCTTCCGATTTTCCCTTTATCGATATATTCTGTTTTCAATAAGTTTGCCAGCTTTTCAACCTCTGGATCACCTGTCGCTTTCGCTTTTGCAAGTGAAATATTATAAGCGGTATTGATTCCTACCACATCTAAAATGGCGAAAGGTCCAAGCGGTGCTCCTGTTGCGACCATCCACGTTTTATCGATGGTTTCCGTATCAGCCACTCCTTTTAATAAGAGCATTTGGGCAGCATCCAAAAGAGGAACCAATAAGGAATTTAAAATATAGCCTGGCTGCTCTTTATGTAAAGGCAGAGGAACCATTCCAATCGCTTTTGCAAATTCAATCACTTCATCGAACACTTCATTATCCGTTCCTGGATGTTTCATGATTTCTGCGGTATTGTTTTTCCAGATTTCATTAGCGAAGTGTAAAGCCAGGAATTTTTTTGGACGGCCTGTCGCTTCGGCAAATTGGCTTGGTAATAATGTAGAAGAGTTCGTGGCGAAAATTGTTTTTTCAGGAGCAACTTTTCCTAACTCTGTGTAAAAATCCGTTTTGATTTGAACTACTTCTGGAATCGCTTCAATCACAAGGTCAGCTTCGGCAACTGCTACAGATAAATCACTGTGGAAAGATATGCGGGCATAAGCAGTATTAAGATCTTCCTCAGTAGCGCCTATGTCTTCTTTATAATATGGCTTCAAATTAATGATCCTATCTTTTGCACGTTCTAATGCTTCATCATTAATATCATATACTGACACGTTGAACCCTTTGAATGCGGTTTGAAATGCGATCTGACTTCCTAAAACGCCGCTGCCGGCAATCGTGATATTTTTATAATTCACAGCCATTCTCCTTTATTTCTTTAAATATCTCTTCTTGTTAATTATTTCACTTATCTTGAAAATAGATGCAGGAATAAACTTGATATAGTTTTTTTTCCTTTAAAAGAACGGATAAACACGCATATAGGCAGACCGTTTTTAATGGTCTATATCATTCGTATATGGGAAGAAGAATCATAGAGAAGCATGATAGGAGGAATGAAAGATGGCCAAAACAATTTTCATTACTGGAGCGGGCAGCGGGCTTGGTAGAGGAGCTGCACTCGGGTTAGCAAAGCAGGGACACCGTGTAATCGCCACAACGGAAATCACTTCCCAGAAAACGGATCTTATGAGGGAGGCGCAGGAACGGGGCCTGGATATGGAAGTCTTCAAATTGGATATTGCAAATGAACGTGATCGAGCAAGGATTGATAATCATGACTTTGATGTATTTGTTGCAAATGCGGCGATCAATGAAGGAGGACCGCTCGGAGAAATGCCGATGGATCGATTCAGGGCAATCTTCGAAGTGATAATTTGTAAGTTGTGCATGAATTGTGGACAAAGGAAAAGAAATAGGGAAAATCCTTATTCTTATTTTCTTTCTCCCATTCTTTTGCATGACTTTTTGTTTTTTTTGATCGCTATGTGAGACTTAATTGTATCCGAGCTGATCAGCAGCTCTCTTTTATTGTTGTATTGGACTTAAGCGTCCATTAGTACAATGTATAACAGACAAAAAAGAGGATGATTAATCCCCTTAGTTTACTTGTCTTCATTTGTTTGTTCATCAGGTTTTTGGACGATTTCTTTTAGTTCCCCAATGTCACCTTTTGCATTGATAATCTCAAAAATCTCATTTAGGCCTTCTGAGGTTTTTTCATCTTCTGTTTTCACTATATCCCTCCTTACTTGTGGTTATTTGTTAATGTCTCCAAAAAACAGAAGATAAAACATCGTTTACATTGAAAAGTGATGATGATTTTCTCTTCGTATTTCCGTTGATATAAGCGCATTCTAGGCGGATGTTTATTGTAAAACTACAAAAATTTCGATTTTTTTGTCCGCACAATATGGACAACGTTAAAATTATCTATTATTATGATTGTTATAACTCTTAGTATAAAGGGGTTTAGGTTAATCTGGTGTGTGTTTTTGGAGAAGACACATGTATTTTCAGAAAAAATGAAATAAATACAATGTTTTTTTTAATAGGGGTAAAACATATAAAAATCATACATTTATTCCAGCCAGCAATGAGGGGGTATATTAAATGTCAAGTGAAGTATTAAATCAATTTTTGAAAGAAAATTTGGAAGATTTAAAAGAAAAGGGACTATACAACGTAATTGATCCGGTGGAAGGTCCAAACGGTCCGGTAATCACGATTGCAGGCAGGAAGTTAATTAATTTATCATCAAATAACTATTTAGGTTTAGCAACAGATCGACGATTAATAGAGGCTTGCATAGAAGCGACGAAAACATATGGTGTCGGAGCCGGTGCTGTTCGTACAATTAACGGAACATTGGATATTCACGTCAAATTAGAAGAAAAGCTTGCAGAATTTAAACATACAGAAGCCGCAATTGCTTATCAATCTGGATTTAACTGTAATATGGCAGCGATTTCAGGAGTGATGGATAAACATGACGCCATCCTTTCAGATGAACTGAATCATGCTTCAATCATTGATGGATGTCGATTATCCAAGGCGAAAATTATTCCCTTTATCCATTCCGACATGGACGATTTACGGACAAAAGCGCGCCAAGCAAAGGAGTCCGGGTTGTATAACAAAGTCATGATCATTACTGATGGAGTTTTCTCGATGGACGGGGATATTGCCAAGCTTCCTGAAATTGTGAAAATTGCAGAAGAGTTTGACTTAATCACCTATGTTGATGATGCACATGGATCAGGTGTATTGGGTAATGGTGCAGGAACGGTAAAACATTTTGGGTTATCGGATAAAGTGGATTTCCAAATTGGAACATTATCCAAAGCCATTGGTGTTGTTGGAGGCTATGTAGCAGGAAAGAAAGATTTGATTGACTGGTTAAAGGTGAGAAGCCGTCCATTTTTATTTTCAACGGCTGCCACACCGGGTGCAGTTGCAGCTAGTATAGAAGCCATCGAGATTTTGATGAATAGCTCAGAACTTCAAAATAAGCTGTGGGAAAACAGCGATTACTTGAAAAAAGGCCTAAAGGAATTAGGTTTTGATATCGGGGAGAGCGAAACACCGATTACGCCTTGCATCATAGGGGATGAAGCAAAAACCCAGCAATTCTCAAAGAGGTTGAATGAAGAAGGTGTATATGCTAAATCAATCGTATTCCCTACCGTTCCAAAGGGTACAGGAAGAGTTAGGAATATGCCTACTGCTGCTCATACAAAAGAGATGCTGGACCGTGCAATTGCCATTTATGAAAAAGTGGGAAAAGAGATGTCGATCATATAAGAGATTGCTTGTTTCAGAGTTTAAAACATAGGGAGGGATTTTTGATGAAAAAGGTCTTAGTAACGGGGGCTTTAGGTCAAATTGGTTCAGAACTTACGCTGAAAATGAGAGAGATTTATGGAGCTGACAATATCATTGCAACAGATATTCGAAAAACGGACAGCGATGTTGCCCTATCAGGTCCATTTGAGATTTTAGATGTTACAGATGAAAAAGCGATGTTTAACATGGCAAAAAAACATGAAGTGGATACAATTATACATTTAGCCGCTTTATTGTCAGCAACAGCTGAAAAGAAACCTCTTTTAGCTTGGCATTTAAACATGGGCGGATTGGTCAATGCTTTAGAATCGGCACGGGAACTCGATTGCCAATTATTCACACCTAGTTCGATTGGTGCGTTTGGCCCAACCACACCTAAAGATTGGACACCGCAAGACATCATTCAACGGCCGAATACGATGTACGGGGTGAATAAAGTATCCGGAGAGTTATTATGTGATTATTATCATCATAAATTTGGGGTTGATACGAGGGGGCTTCGATTCCCGGGACTGATTTCGTATGTCACGCCTCCTGGCGGTGGAACTACCGACTATGCAGTTGAAATTTACTATGAAGCGATTAAAAATAAGCGATATACTTCTTACATTGATAAGGGAACGTATATGGATATGATGTATATGCCTGATGCTTTAGCTGCCATCATTAATCTAATGGAGGCAGATGCCTCAAAATTAAAACATCGCAATTCTTTCAATGTGTCAGCCATGAGCTTTGATCCGGAGCAAATTGCTGCCGAGATTAAAAGGCATATTCCGGAATTTATCATGAATTATGAGGTCGATCCTGTAAGACAATCCATTGCCGATAGTTGGCCGAATACAATAGATTCAACTTGTGCAAAGGAAGAGTGGGGATTCAAGGCGGAATATGATTTAGAGAAAATGACGAATGATATGTTGTTGAAGCTGAGGTTAAAGTCCCTTTTAGTAACAGCATGAATTAACCTGCCTGCCGAATAAAAGAGTTGCAATACTCTTTTATTCGAGTTATTTTATACAGAGGAATTTTAACGCTTAAGGGATGGGCTGTTATAAACGATAAAAAGTAAGCGCTTTCTATGACGCCTTGAACAGAATTAAGATATACATGAAATTTGATAGTAATCTTTCTAACTGTCAGGATTGATTAAGAGTGAAGAATGATTTTATGAGGCAGCTTTAAGAAAGATTCAAAAAAGTGGGGCCTGCTATATCATTTCTATACTAAATAGGGAGTGTATTAAGCATCTTGCATTAAATTTCGACTATTAGTAGTGTAGGGGGAAATGGAATGGCAAACAAAGATTTGAATAGGGACTTGAAAAGTCGTCATATTCAGATGATCGCTTTGGGCGGAACGATTGGTGTCGGTTTATTTATGGGTTCAGCCAGCACGATTCAATGGACAGGTCCGTCAGTGATGTTAGCTTATGCGATCTCTGGGATATTTATATTCTTGATCATGCGTGCAATGGGGGAAATGTTGTATTTAGAGCCAAGTACAGGTTCATTTGCAACATTTGGTTATAAGTACATTCATCCATTGGCAGGGTATATGACAGCATGGAGTAACTGGTTCCAGTGGGTTATTGTCGGGATGGCAGAAATAATTGCAGTGGGGACGTACATGCAGTATTGGTTCCCTGATCTCCCGGCTTGGATTCCAGGTTTAATCGCAATGGTGATTCTTGGAGCAGCGAACTTAATTTCCGTTAAATCCTTTGGGGAAATTGAATTTTGGTTTGCACTGATTAAAATCGTAACGATCATATTAATGATCGTTGCAGGATTTGGACTTATTTTCTTTGGAATCGGTAATGGAGGGGAAGTCTTAGGATTATCGAATCTTTGGGAACATGGTGGTTTATTTACAGGTGGTTGGAAGGGCTTCTTCTTTGCTCTCTCACTGGTGGTTGCCGCTTATCAAGGTGTAGAATTAATCGGGATTACGGCTGGTGAAGCAAAAAATCCGCAAGAAACGATAACCAAAGCAATTCAAAGTACCATTTGGCGTATTTTAATTTTCTATATCGGTGCGATTTTCATTATTGTAACCGTTTACCCTTGGGATCAATTAAGTGCGATTGGCAGTCCATTTGTTGCTACTTTTGCGAAGGTTGGTATCACGGCAGCAGCTGGAATCATTAATTTTGTCGTAATCACGGCTGCAATGTCTGGCTGCAATAGTGGTATTTACAGTGCAGGACGCATGCTTTACACATTAGGGATGAATGGCCAAGCGCCAAAATTCTTTGCGAAAGTATCTAATAGCGGTGTACCTTTATTCGGTACGTTCGGAGTGATAGTAGGATTAGCAATTGGGGTTGTTTTAAGTTATATTGCACCAGAAAATTTATTTGTGCATGTATATAGTGCGAGTGTACTTCCTGGTATGATTCCGTGGTTTGTCATTCTGATCAGCCAAATCCAATTCAGGAAAATTAAAAAAGCCGAAATGCACAATCATCCCTTCAAGATGCCTTTTGCACCTGTTACAAACTACCTGACCATCGCTTTCTTGATCATGGTATTAATCGGTATGTGGTTTAATGATGACACCCGTATATCACTAATGGTTGGAATAGGTTTTCTGGCTATCGTTGCAATTAGTTATTTCGCTTTTGGAATAGGCAAGCGTGTACAAGCCGATGCTCAGACAATGGCTCAGAAGGAAGATAAAGTGGGTTGATCCATCATTCACTTTGGGTTTTGAAAAGGGTTGCTTCGGCAGCCCTTTTCCAATGAAACTAAAAGGGCAGTTTAGTTACCAAGAGATGATAAAATGATAGTTGAAGATGAAAGTTGTGTCATAGATATTGCTTGTTGGATATATGAGGTGTATAGTGACCTTGGATATCCCGAGAAGCAACTGAAAACAGTAAGTAAGGTTCTTGTTGAGCTCCCTTAGTTAATTAACAGCTTTCTGGGCTATGGTGATTGGGGCGAGGGCAATCTAGTTAATGACATCAGGATACGTTTCCGCCA
This sequence is a window from Brevibacillus sp. JNUCC-41. Protein-coding genes within it:
- a CDS encoding amino acid permease → MANKDLNRDLKSRHIQMIALGGTIGVGLFMGSASTIQWTGPSVMLAYAISGIFIFLIMRAMGEMLYLEPSTGSFATFGYKYIHPLAGYMTAWSNWFQWVIVGMAEIIAVGTYMQYWFPDLPAWIPGLIAMVILGAANLISVKSFGEIEFWFALIKIVTIILMIVAGFGLIFFGIGNGGEVLGLSNLWEHGGLFTGGWKGFFFALSLVVAAYQGVELIGITAGEAKNPQETITKAIQSTIWRILIFYIGAIFIIVTVYPWDQLSAIGSPFVATFAKVGITAAAGIINFVVITAAMSGCNSGIYSAGRMLYTLGMNGQAPKFFAKVSNSGVPLFGTFGVIVGLAIGVVLSYIAPENLFVHVYSASVLPGMIPWFVILISQIQFRKIKKAEMHNHPFKMPFAPVTNYLTIAFLIMVLIGMWFNDDTRISLMVGIGFLAIVAISYFAFGIGKRVQADAQTMAQKEDKVG
- a CDS encoding 3-hydroxyacyl-CoA dehydrogenase, with the translated sequence MNYKNITIAGSGVLGSQIAFQTAFKGFNVSVYDINDEALERAKDRIINLKPYYKEDIGATEEDLNTAYARISFHSDLSVAVAEADLVIEAIPEVVQIKTDFYTELGKVAPEKTIFATNSSTLLPSQFAEATGRPKKFLALHFANEIWKNNTAEIMKHPGTDNEVFDEVIEFAKAIGMVPLPLHKEQPGYILNSLLVPLLDAAQMLLLKGVADTETIDKTWMVATGAPLGPFAILDVVGINTAYNISLAKAKATGDPEVEKLANLLKTEYIDKGKIGREAGEGFYKYPNPHFAKPDFLRG
- a CDS encoding glycine C-acetyltransferase, which gives rise to MSSEVLNQFLKENLEDLKEKGLYNVIDPVEGPNGPVITIAGRKLINLSSNNYLGLATDRRLIEACIEATKTYGVGAGAVRTINGTLDIHVKLEEKLAEFKHTEAAIAYQSGFNCNMAAISGVMDKHDAILSDELNHASIIDGCRLSKAKIIPFIHSDMDDLRTKARQAKESGLYNKVMIITDGVFSMDGDIAKLPEIVKIAEEFDLITYVDDAHGSGVLGNGAGTVKHFGLSDKVDFQIGTLSKAIGVVGGYVAGKKDLIDWLKVRSRPFLFSTAATPGAVAASIEAIEILMNSSELQNKLWENSDYLKKGLKELGFDIGESETPITPCIIGDEAKTQQFSKRLNEEGVYAKSIVFPTVPKGTGRVRNMPTAAHTKEMLDRAIAIYEKVGKEMSII
- a CDS encoding L-threonine 3-dehydrogenase, encoding MKKVLVTGALGQIGSELTLKMREIYGADNIIATDIRKTDSDVALSGPFEILDVTDEKAMFNMAKKHEVDTIIHLAALLSATAEKKPLLAWHLNMGGLVNALESARELDCQLFTPSSIGAFGPTTPKDWTPQDIIQRPNTMYGVNKVSGELLCDYYHHKFGVDTRGLRFPGLISYVTPPGGGTTDYAVEIYYEAIKNKRYTSYIDKGTYMDMMYMPDALAAIINLMEADASKLKHRNSFNVSAMSFDPEQIAAEIKRHIPEFIMNYEVDPVRQSIADSWPNTIDSTCAKEEWGFKAEYDLEKMTNDMLLKLRLKSLLVTA